A stretch of the Paenibacillus dendritiformis genome encodes the following:
- a CDS encoding aspartyl-phosphate phosphatase Spo0E family protein — protein MRKQMEQMFQEEQSFTAESMIEISSMLDLKINEYMKSLGKRS, from the coding sequence TTGCGCAAGCAAATGGAGCAGATGTTTCAAGAAGAGCAGTCTTTCACGGCTGAGAGCATGATTGAAATCAGCAGCATGCTGGACTTGAAGATTAACGAGTACATGAAATCGCTCGGCAAGCGATCTTAA
- a CDS encoding MFS transporter: MKARLDGQSLLLLVVFGLFSLANALSGTFVNVFLWKMKSDFAFIGWFTFTQQAAMTIMFYVAGKWVKEGNKMNCLRLGIGLSALFYASVLWLDKAAAQYMLPLGLVLGAANGGFWLAYNVIYFEITEANNRDLYNGWTGFIGSCCAMIAPWVSGLLISGLGGERGYTVIFTASLIVFVTAGIFSFWLHKRPPEGAYRWSLPFTAWKPKRSPWRAALPALAAQGVREGVFYFLVGLVVYITTTNELKLGNYTLITSAVALVSFYLAGRLYRASYRAPGMIAGSVAMAAAIVPLFIQVNYAMLILFGVITSLFSPLFIVPMTSSTFDIMGRDEESVKQRVELTVVREFGLLAGRLLGIAAFIALVSWRSGQPAIVSFLAVTGSVPILSALFMQRLVKQGAKP; encoded by the coding sequence GTGAAAGCGCGTCTTGACGGCCAGTCTTTGCTGCTCTTGGTCGTATTCGGTCTATTTTCGTTGGCGAACGCCCTGTCCGGGACGTTCGTCAATGTTTTTTTATGGAAAATGAAATCGGATTTCGCCTTTATCGGCTGGTTTACTTTTACCCAGCAGGCGGCTATGACGATCATGTTCTATGTTGCCGGAAAATGGGTGAAGGAAGGCAATAAAATGAATTGCCTTCGGCTGGGCATCGGCTTGTCCGCCTTGTTTTACGCCTCGGTTCTCTGGCTCGATAAGGCTGCGGCTCAGTATATGCTTCCGCTCGGCTTGGTGCTCGGCGCCGCCAACGGAGGCTTCTGGCTGGCTTACAATGTCATTTATTTTGAGATTACGGAGGCGAACAACCGCGATTTGTACAATGGCTGGACGGGCTTTATCGGTTCCTGCTGCGCCATGATTGCCCCATGGGTATCCGGACTGCTCATCTCCGGGCTCGGAGGGGAGCGGGGGTACACGGTAATTTTCACGGCGTCGCTAATCGTGTTTGTCACCGCAGGCATATTCAGCTTTTGGCTGCACAAGCGGCCGCCGGAAGGAGCATACCGCTGGTCGCTGCCGTTTACGGCTTGGAAGCCGAAGCGCAGCCCGTGGCGCGCCGCGCTGCCGGCGCTGGCCGCCCAAGGGGTTCGCGAAGGCGTATTCTACTTCCTGGTCGGGCTCGTCGTCTATATCACGACCACCAACGAGCTGAAGCTGGGGAACTACACGCTCATCACTTCGGCTGTCGCGCTGGTCAGCTTCTATCTTGCCGGTCGGCTGTACCGCGCTTCCTATCGGGCCCCGGGCATGATCGCGGGGAGCGTGGCGATGGCGGCGGCCATTGTCCCTTTGTTTATCCAAGTGAACTATGCCATGCTTATCCTCTTCGGCGTTATCACTTCTCTATTCTCCCCGTTGTTTATCGTGCCGATGACCTCCTCCACTTTCGACATCATGGGCCGGGACGAAGAGTCGGTCAAGCAGCGGGTGGAGTTGACCGTCGTCCGCGAATTCGGTCTGTTGGCCGGAAGGCTGCTGGGCATCGCGGCTTTTATTGCGCTCGTCAGCTGGCGCTCAGGGCAGCCGGCTATCGTGAGCTTCCTGGCGGTGACCGGGAGCGTGCCCATTCTCAGCGCTTTGTTCATGCAGCGGCTTGTCAAGCAGGGAGCGAAGCCGTAG
- a CDS encoding spore coat protein encodes MNGTSMSGFLPEKDLLHTILNDLKRTSREYATGVTEAACPSVRQMFTDLTNSTLQMQGQLFNLMQQQNMYSVASPALRDEVNKRLRDQEQTMQKANQFVQQKLQAQQGYGASYYGQGGYQQQPQPAQQAPYHPQPQHQVSYQTQSSTSRSSDYLS; translated from the coding sequence ATGAATGGCACTTCGATGAGCGGGTTTTTGCCCGAGAAAGATTTGTTACATACGATTCTGAATGACTTGAAGCGGACGTCAAGAGAATATGCGACAGGCGTAACGGAGGCGGCTTGTCCTTCCGTTCGCCAGATGTTCACCGATCTGACGAACAGCACGCTGCAGATGCAAGGCCAGCTGTTCAACCTGATGCAGCAGCAAAATATGTATTCCGTCGCCTCCCCGGCCCTGCGGGATGAAGTCAACAAGCGGCTGCGCGACCAGGAGCAGACGATGCAGAAGGCGAACCAGTTCGTCCAGCAGAAGCTGCAAGCGCAGCAGGGCTACGGCGCAAGCTACTATGGACAGGGCGGATATCAGCAGCAGCCGCAGCCAGCGCAGCAGGCTCCATACCATCCGCAGCCGCAGCATCAAGTCTCGTACCAGACGCAGTCGTCCACCAGCCGCTCCTCCGATTATCTCTCTTAA
- a CDS encoding Lrp/AsnC family transcriptional regulator, whose translation MTDLSSLDIEILKLLKEDARRSPDLIATMLGVQVEEVQSAIAEMERKHVIVKYSTVVNWSKVDDEMVTALIEVQITPERGRGFEGIAERIYLFPQVKAVYLMSGSYDLQVEVQGKSLREVASFVSDKLSPIEAVLSTKTHFILKKYKQDGIIYEEREDDQRLVVTP comes from the coding sequence ATGACAGATTTAAGCTCGCTTGATATTGAAATACTCAAATTGTTGAAAGAGGACGCCCGCCGTTCCCCGGACCTAATCGCCACGATGCTGGGGGTTCAGGTGGAAGAGGTTCAATCGGCGATTGCTGAAATGGAGCGAAAGCATGTGATTGTCAAATATTCGACGGTCGTGAACTGGAGCAAGGTCGATGACGAGATGGTCACGGCCCTGATTGAAGTCCAGATTACGCCGGAGCGCGGCCGCGGATTTGAAGGGATCGCCGAACGGATCTATCTGTTCCCGCAGGTGAAGGCGGTCTACCTGATGTCGGGTTCTTATGATCTGCAGGTCGAGGTTCAAGGCAAAAGCTTGCGCGAGGTCGCGTCGTTCGTCTCGGATAAGCTGTCGCCGATTGAAGCGGTTCTGTCGACCAAGACGCATTTCATCCTCAAAAAATACAAGCAAGACGGCATCATCTATGAAGAGCGCGAGGACGATCAACGTCTCGTCGTAACCCCGTGA
- a CDS encoding aminotransferase class I/II-fold pyridoxal phosphate-dependent enzyme: MIKEEEKQGTNRSMHQYINPLVRDIPPSGIRRFFDMAVSSKDIITLGVGEPDFCTPWHVREACVYSLERGRTKYTSNAGMPELREEIAKYLDESFKVAYDPADEIIVTVGGSEAIDLALRTLVSPGDEILIPEPSYISYSPIVSIGGGVPVGIETFAKDNFKLTAEGLLAKITPKSKVLILCYPSNPTGGIMTYEDWLPIAKIVEENDLIVISDEIYAELTYDQKHVSFSSVPGMKDRTILVSGFSKAFAMTGWRMGYACGHKELISAMLKIHQYTVMCAPIMGQIAALEALKHGHEEKDRMVESYNQRRRLIVKGLRDIGLDCHEPQGAFYAFPSIQSTGLTSEEFAHRLLFEAKVAAVPGDVFGLGGEGFIRCSYATSVSQLNEALDRMGRFLDKIKHEM; encoded by the coding sequence ATGATTAAGGAAGAGGAGAAGCAGGGGACGAACCGTTCCATGCATCAATACATTAATCCGCTGGTCCGGGATATTCCGCCTTCCGGCATTCGCCGGTTCTTCGATATGGCGGTATCCAGCAAGGATATTATCACCCTTGGGGTCGGAGAGCCGGATTTCTGCACGCCTTGGCATGTGCGCGAAGCCTGTGTTTATTCTTTGGAGCGGGGACGCACCAAATATACGTCCAACGCGGGGATGCCGGAGCTGCGGGAGGAGATTGCGAAATATTTGGATGAATCATTCAAAGTTGCGTATGATCCTGCCGATGAAATCATTGTAACGGTCGGCGGTTCGGAAGCCATCGATCTGGCGTTGCGGACGCTCGTGTCTCCGGGCGACGAGATTCTCATTCCTGAGCCAAGCTATATCTCGTATTCGCCGATTGTCTCGATCGGCGGCGGGGTACCGGTCGGCATCGAGACGTTCGCGAAGGACAACTTCAAGCTGACCGCCGAAGGGCTCCTGGCGAAAATTACGCCGAAGTCGAAAGTGCTCATCCTCTGTTATCCGAGCAACCCGACAGGCGGCATTATGACCTATGAGGACTGGCTTCCGATCGCGAAAATCGTGGAGGAGAACGATCTCATCGTCATTTCCGACGAGATCTACGCCGAACTGACCTACGATCAGAAGCATGTCAGCTTCTCGTCCGTGCCGGGGATGAAGGATCGCACGATTCTGGTCAGCGGGTTTTCGAAGGCCTTCGCGATGACCGGCTGGCGGATGGGCTATGCCTGCGGCCATAAGGAGCTCATTTCGGCTATGCTCAAAATCCATCAGTATACGGTCATGTGCGCCCCGATTATGGGCCAGATCGCCGCGCTGGAGGCATTGAAGCACGGGCATGAAGAGAAGGATCGCATGGTCGAGTCGTACAACCAGCGGCGGCGCCTTATCGTCAAGGGGCTGCGCGACATCGGGCTTGACTGCCATGAGCCGCAGGGCGCCTTTTATGCCTTCCCTTCGATTCAATCGACAGGGCTTACTTCCGAGGAATTCGCTCATCGGCTCCTGTTCGAGGCGAAGGTGGCGGCGGTGCCGGGAGACGTATTCGGCTTGGGCGGCGAAGGCTTCATCCGCTGCTCCTACGCGACCTCGGTCTCGCAATTGAATGAAGCGCTGGATCGAATGGGGCGTTTCCTCGACAAGATTAAGCATGAAATGTGA
- a CDS encoding bifunctional adenosylcobinamide kinase/adenosylcobinamide-phosphate guanylyltransferase, translated as MIIGISGGHGSGKTSFALSYAAGFGREGLYLSTLHTSLPDGMPDASRCRWQHLPAGEELPGLLHRINEESNPFRSERRVVVVDSATAYLEGVHAQLWKKRPDVEHAEYDAIYIEEIAAARKRLEDALLAFQGKLFLITNDPPAYTPFTDPKERSYIIEHAALNREIARRSHQWFRLEAGMPREVSAMRFRG; from the coding sequence GTGATTATCGGGATTTCCGGGGGCCATGGCAGCGGGAAGACATCGTTCGCGTTGTCCTATGCGGCTGGATTCGGCCGTGAAGGGCTGTACCTGTCGACCTTACATACAAGCCTTCCCGATGGCATGCCCGATGCTTCCCGCTGCCGGTGGCAGCATCTGCCGGCGGGGGAAGAGCTGCCGGGACTTCTGCATCGGATTAACGAAGAGTCCAATCCGTTCCGCTCGGAACGGAGGGTCGTGGTCGTGGACAGCGCGACCGCCTATCTTGAAGGTGTCCATGCGCAGCTGTGGAAGAAGCGTCCGGATGTCGAACATGCAGAATATGACGCCATATATATAGAGGAGATTGCGGCCGCCCGCAAGCGGCTGGAGGACGCTTTGCTCGCTTTTCAGGGGAAGCTGTTCCTCATTACGAACGATCCGCCGGCTTACACGCCGTTCACGGATCCGAAGGAACGGAGCTATATTATCGAGCACGCGGCTCTTAATCGGGAGATTGCGCGCCGGAGTCATCAATGGTTCCGGCTGGAGGCAGGGATGCCGAGGGAGGTATCGGCCATGAGGTTCAGAGGCTGA